In 'Nostoc azollae' 0708, the following are encoded in one genomic region:
- a CDS encoding zinc ribbon domain-containing protein, with protein MAGAKVVLVPPAYTSQTYSRWGYIYPIKGRSYYEGKVSKCAHCGFEHDGDINAAIN; from the coding sequence ATTGCCGGCGCAAAAGTTGTTCTTGTCCCACCTGCCTATACCAGTCAAACTTATTCCCGATGGGGATATATTTACCCAATCAAGGGTAGGTCCTATTACGAGGGGAAAGTTTCTAAGTGTGCGCATTGTGGATTTGAACATGATGGTGATATAAATGCTGCTATTAATTAA
- the psb28 gene encoding photosystem II reaction center protein Psb28, whose translation MAKIQFSRGVDEVVVPDVRLTRSRSGDQGTATFIFTNPQILGQGSTDEITGMYMIDEEGEILTREVKGKFVNGKPEALEAVYLMKTPEEWTRFMRFMERYAQENGLGLTKS comes from the coding sequence ATGGCAAAAATCCAGTTTTCTAGAGGCGTTGACGAAGTAGTAGTTCCAGATGTACGCTTGACGCGATCGCGTAGTGGGGATCAAGGTACAGCGACATTTATTTTTACCAATCCCCAGATTTTGGGTCAAGGTAGCACTGATGAAATCACTGGGATGTATATGATTGACGAAGAAGGCGAAATTCTTACCCGCGAAGTTAAGGGTAAATTTGTCAATGGTAAACCGGAAGCATTAGAAGCTGTTTATCTGATGAAAACTCCCGAAGAATGGACTCGCTTTATGCGCTTTATGGAACGCTACGCTCAAGAAAACGGACTTGGATTAACTAAATCCTAA
- the dtd gene encoding D-aminoacyl-tRNA deacylase, with protein MRVIVQRVKSSQVSVNGEIIGKIGRGLNLLVGISQTDTDAEVDWMVRKCLELRLFPDYEGSDRWQKSVQEINGELLVISQFTLYGDSTKGRRPSFDRSAKPILAVDLYNSFVDKLRTSGLKVEIGEFGAMMSVGIENDGPVTLILEREAK; from the coding sequence ATGCGCGTTATTGTTCAACGAGTTAAATCATCGCAAGTAAGTGTAAATGGGGAAATTATCGGTAAAATTGGTCGGGGATTAAATTTACTTGTGGGTATTTCTCAGACAGACACTGATGCTGAAGTTGATTGGATGGTTCGTAAATGCTTAGAACTACGCTTATTTCCTGATTATGAGGGTAGTGACAGATGGCAGAAATCTGTACAAGAAATTAACGGCGAATTATTAGTAATTAGTCAATTTACCCTCTATGGAGATAGTACTAAAGGTCGTCGTCCTTCTTTTGACCGTTCTGCTAAACCAATATTAGCTGTAGATTTATATAATAGCTTTGTTGATAAATTACGAACCAGCGGTTTAAAAGTCGAAATCGGTGAATTTGGTGCAATGATGTCAGTGGGAATCGAAAATGATGGACCCGTGACTTTGATATTAGAACGGGAAGCTAAGTGA
- a CDS encoding CobW family GTP-binding protein, which produces MPSPVISESQAMEAPKQGLPVTIITGFLGSGKTTLLNHILTNQQGVKTAVLVNEFGEIGIDNELIVATENNMLELSNGCICCTINNDLVDAVYKVLEREEKLDYLVVETTGLADPLPVAMTFLSSELRILTRLDSIVTVVDATNYSLDLFNSQAAFNQISYGDVILLNKADLVDSSTLEELEGKINKVKEGARIIRTKNSQVPLPLILSVGLFESDKYFESEAHKHNHHDDDHANCGHDHHTHEHHHHHHSDHLENDGFTSISFQSDKPFSIRKFQYFLDNQLPNDVFRAKGIMWFDESPQRHIFHLCGKRFTIDDDEWKGERKNQIVLIGQNLNEETLLKQLENCLCIPSASRGKGFGK; this is translated from the coding sequence ATGCCATCACCAGTTATTTCTGAATCTCAAGCAATGGAAGCCCCTAAACAAGGATTACCTGTAACTATTATTACAGGGTTCCTTGGCAGTGGCAAAACAACTTTACTCAATCATATTCTAACTAATCAACAAGGTGTAAAAACTGCTGTTTTAGTTAATGAATTTGGTGAAATTGGTATTGACAATGAATTGATTGTTGCCACCGAAAATAATATGCTGGAACTTAGCAACGGTTGTATTTGCTGCACTATTAATAATGACTTGGTTGATGCTGTTTACAAAGTTCTAGAACGGGAAGAAAAACTAGATTACCTAGTTGTAGAAACTACAGGATTAGCAGATCCTTTACCTGTAGCCATGACATTTCTCAGTTCGGAACTGCGAATTTTAACCCGTCTTGATTCCATAGTTACTGTAGTTGATGCGACAAATTATAGCTTAGATTTATTCAATTCCCAAGCTGCATTTAATCAAATTAGTTATGGTGATGTAATTCTGTTAAATAAAGCAGATTTAGTCGACAGCAGCACTTTAGAGGAATTAGAAGGAAAGATTAACAAAGTTAAGGAAGGTGCAAGAATTATTAGGACTAAAAATTCTCAAGTTCCACTTCCTTTAATTCTCAGTGTTGGTTTGTTTGAATCTGATAAATACTTTGAATCAGAAGCACACAAACATAACCATCACGATGATGACCATGCTAATTGTGGTCACGATCATCACACCCATGAACACCACCACCATCATCATTCTGACCATTTGGAAAATGATGGTTTCACATCCATATCTTTCCAAAGTGATAAGCCCTTTTCAATTCGCAAATTTCAGTATTTCTTAGATAACCAACTCCCCAACGACGTATTCCGCGCTAAAGGAATTATGTGGTTTGATGAAAGTCCCCAACGCCATATTTTCCATCTCTGCGGTAAACGGTTTACCATAGATGATGATGAATGGAAGGGTGAACGGAAAAACCAAATAGTGTTAATTGGTCAAAATTTGAATGAAGAAACTCTACTCAAACAACTAGAGAACTGTCTTTGTATTCCTTCAGCTAGTAGAGGTAAAGGATTTGGGAAATAA
- the cysS gene encoding cysteine--tRNA ligase, whose translation MTLSIYNTLTRRQEPFTTVEPGKVKMYCCGVTVYDYCHLGHARACIIWDVVRRYLQLIGYDVRYIQNFTDIDDKILNRARQEKSTMEAVAERYIQAYFEDMSRLGIKEANEYPRATHTMNGIQRLIHDLEHKGFAYPANGDVYYAVQKFDEYGKLSGRKLEDLQLGASERVNIEDAEYQKKQYPFDFALWKAVKQGEPAWESPWGKGRPGWHIECSAMVRERLGDTIDIHTGGADLIFPHHENEIAQSEAVTGKPLANYWLHNGMVKVDGEKMSKSLGNFTTIRNLLDRGVDPMALRLFVLMAQYRKPIDFTDEAILAATNGWYTLRQGLLFGYQYGKKLGTGEWGLGIRNNLTSNTYIERFKEVVNDDFNFPGGLAVIFELAKELIREKNIIVHQGKTETPPDKLLQEWQTLVTLADVLGLTAQLEIETISEDALTDAEIEDLIQKRQEARKGKNFAESDCIRDDLLSKGITLIDNCEGTRWHRG comes from the coding sequence ATGACCCTATCTATTTATAATACGCTTACTCGTCGTCAAGAACCGTTTACTACCGTCGAACCTGGCAAGGTCAAGATGTATTGTTGTGGTGTTACGGTTTACGACTATTGTCATTTGGGTCATGCTAGAGCGTGTATTATTTGGGATGTAGTGCGTCGCTATCTGCAACTTATCGGTTATGATGTCCGTTATATCCAAAATTTCACGGATATTGATGATAAAATTCTGAACCGCGCTAGACAAGAAAAGTCAACAATGGAAGCCGTAGCAGAACGTTATATTCAGGCATATTTTGAAGATATGTCACGTTTGGGGATTAAAGAAGCTAATGAATATCCCCGTGCTACCCATACGATGAATGGTATTCAAAGATTAATTCACGATTTAGAACATAAAGGTTTTGCCTATCCTGCTAATGGTGATGTCTATTATGCAGTGCAGAAATTTGATGAATACGGCAAACTTTCAGGACGCAAACTAGAAGATTTACAACTCGGTGCGAGTGAACGGGTAAATATCGAAGATGCGGAATATCAGAAGAAGCAATACCCCTTTGATTTTGCCCTGTGGAAAGCTGTAAAACAGGGAGAACCTGCTTGGGAATCTCCGTGGGGTAAAGGTCGTCCTGGATGGCATATTGAATGTTCAGCCATGGTGCGCGAGCGCCTGGGTGATACCATTGACATTCATACTGGTGGTGCAGATTTAATTTTCCCTCATCATGAAAACGAAATTGCCCAATCGGAAGCTGTTACAGGCAAACCTCTTGCTAATTATTGGTTACACAATGGCATGGTCAAGGTCGATGGAGAAAAAATGTCCAAATCCTTGGGTAATTTTACCACCATCCGCAACTTGTTAGATCGGGGTGTTGACCCAATGGCATTAAGGTTGTTTGTGTTGATGGCACAATATCGCAAACCGATTGATTTTACTGATGAAGCCATATTAGCAGCAACAAACGGCTGGTATACATTGAGACAAGGTTTATTATTTGGCTATCAATATGGTAAGAAATTGGGGACTGGGGAGTGGGGATTAGGAATCAGAAATAACCTAACTTCCAATACCTACATCGAGAGATTTAAAGAAGTCGTTAATGATGACTTTAACTTTCCTGGTGGATTAGCAGTAATTTTTGAATTAGCCAAAGAACTAATTCGAGAAAAAAATATTATTGTACATCAGGGAAAAACGGAAACTCCACCGGATAAATTACTGCAAGAATGGCAAACCCTTGTGACTTTAGCAGATGTGTTAGGATTAACTGCACAACTAGAAATAGAAACCATATCTGAGGATGCTTTAACTGATGCAGAAATAGAGGATCTAATTCAAAAAAGACAGGAAGCGAGAAAAGGAAAAAATTTTGCTGAATCTGATTGCATTCGTGATGATCTTTTATCAAAAGGCATTACTCTAATTGATAACTGTGAAGGAACTCGTTGGCATAGAGGATAA
- a CDS encoding four helix bundle protein: MKNLNLDKQSTDDFVHKLEIALKERRETRYWLRLLIATELMPEELLLPISGEVN, encoded by the coding sequence TTGAAGAATCTCAATCTGGACAAACAAAGTACAGATGATTTCGTTCACAAATTAGAAATTGCCTTAAAGGAACGAAGAGAAACTAGATATTGGCTAAGATTGCTAATAGCGACTGAGTTAATGCCAGAAGAACTTTTACTACCAATTTCGGGAGAAGTTAATTGA
- a CDS encoding helix-turn-helix domain-containing protein, with amino-acid sequence MERTREKFVIGGLEFALKDGENLPKPKKLDEKQEAFLIATACSNPPEGRVRWTMQLLAEHLVKVGIIDCISDEIIRQTLKKKMKLNRG; translated from the coding sequence GTGGAAAGGACAAGAGAAAAGTTTGTGATTGGTGGATTAGAATTTGCTTTAAAGGATGGGGAAAATCTACCAAAACCCAAAAAATTAGATGAAAAACAAGAAGCATTTTTGATTGCGACTGCTTGTTCTAATCCGCCAGAAGGAAGAGTACGTTGGACAATGCAATTATTAGCGGAGCATTTAGTGAAGGTTGGTATCATAGATTGCATTTCAGACGAAATAATACGCCAAACTCTAAAAAAAAAAATGAAATTAAACCGTGGGTAA
- the moeB gene encoding molybdopterin-synthase adenylyltransferase MoeB encodes MLNPNLDEIQLTKDDYERYSRHLILPEVGLEGQKRLKASSVLCIGTGGLGSPLLLYLAAAGIGRIGIVDFDVVDTSNLQRQVIHGTSWVGKPKIESAKNRIHEINPHCQVDLYETRISSENALDIIHPYDIVVDGTDNFPTRYLVNDACVLLEKPNVYGSIFRFEGQATLFNYEGGPNYRDLYPEPPPPGMVPSCAEGGVLGILPGIIGVIQATETVKVIIGQGNTLSGRLMLYNALDMKFRELKLRPNPIRPVIQKLIDYEEFCGIPQAKAEEAKQQMEIQEMTVKELKALLDSGAKDFVLLDVRNPHEYEIAKIPGSVLVPLPDIENGNGVTQVKELLKGHRLIAHCKMGGRSAKALAILTDAGIVGTNVKGGINAWSQEVDPSVPQY; translated from the coding sequence ATGCTAAATCCCAATCTGGATGAAATCCAGTTGACAAAAGACGACTATGAACGCTACTCTCGCCACTTAATATTACCAGAAGTGGGACTAGAGGGACAGAAACGCCTGAAAGCTTCCAGTGTATTATGTATCGGCACAGGTGGACTAGGTTCACCATTGCTGTTATATTTAGCCGCAGCAGGTATTGGACGCATAGGTATAGTTGATTTTGATGTGGTTGATACTTCTAACTTGCAACGTCAGGTAATTCACGGGACATCCTGGGTAGGTAAACCCAAAATTGAATCTGCAAAAAACCGTATTCATGAAATTAACCCCCATTGTCAGGTTGATTTATACGAAACTCGGATAAGTTCCGAAAACGCCTTAGATATCATTCATCCTTACGATATCGTCGTGGATGGAACTGATAACTTCCCCACACGGTATTTAGTTAACGACGCTTGCGTATTATTAGAGAAACCCAACGTCTACGGTTCTATCTTCCGTTTTGAAGGACAAGCAACCCTATTTAACTACGAAGGTGGTCCCAACTATCGAGACTTATATCCAGAACCACCACCACCAGGAATGGTTCCTTCCTGTGCAGAAGGTGGTGTATTAGGAATTTTACCTGGAATTATTGGTGTTATCCAAGCCACGGAAACAGTCAAAGTTATTATTGGTCAAGGTAATACTCTTAGTGGACGTTTGATGCTTTACAATGCCTTGGATATGAAATTCCGGGAGTTAAAACTGCGTCCTAACCCCATCCGTCCAGTCATCCAAAAATTGATAGACTACGAAGAATTCTGTGGTATTCCCCAAGCAAAAGCAGAAGAGGCAAAACAGCAGATGGAAATTCAAGAAATGACCGTCAAGGAATTGAAGGCATTACTCGATAGTGGTGCAAAAGATTTTGTGCTGCTGGATGTACGTAATCCCCATGAGTACGAAATTGCTAAAATTCCCGGTTCTGTATTAGTACCTTTACCAGATATTGAAAATGGTAATGGTGTGACTCAGGTGAAGGAACTACTCAAGGGACACCGCTTAATTGCTCATTGTAAAATGGGCGGACGTTCTGCCAAAGCTCTTGCTATCCTCACGGATGCGGGTATTGTGGGAACAAATGTCAAAGGTGGAATTAATGCTTGGAGTCAAGAAGTAGATCCTTCTGTTCCTCAATATTAA
- the recA gene encoding recombinase RecA, whose translation MATNTADTSGKQKALTMVLNQIERSFGKGAIMRLGDATRMRVETISTGALTLDLALGGGLPKGRVIEIYGPESSGKTTVALHAIAEVQKNGGIAAFVDAEHALDPTYAGALGVDIENLLVSQPDTGEAGLEIVDQLVRSAAVDIVVIDSVAALVPRAEIEGDMGDTHVGLQARLMSQALRKITGNIGKSGCTVIFINQLRQKIGVTYGSPETTTGGNALKFYASVRLDIRRIQTLKKGSDEFGNRVKVKVAKNKVAPPFRIAEFDIIFGKGVSTLGCLVDLAEETGVLLRKGAWYSYNGENISQGRDNAIRYLEEKTEFADKIRELVCEKLDKGAVVSANSVSKVNGEEEEEEIELDEE comes from the coding sequence ATGGCAACCAACACAGCAGATACTTCTGGCAAGCAAAAAGCACTGACGATGGTACTCAACCAGATTGAGCGCAGTTTTGGTAAAGGAGCAATCATGCGTTTAGGTGATGCTACCCGGATGCGTGTAGAAACTATTTCCACTGGGGCGCTGACTTTGGATTTAGCCTTGGGTGGAGGTCTACCCAAAGGGCGGGTAATTGAGATTTATGGACCGGAAAGTTCTGGTAAAACTACAGTAGCTCTTCATGCGATTGCAGAAGTACAAAAAAACGGCGGTATAGCTGCCTTCGTTGATGCAGAACACGCCCTAGATCCCACCTACGCCGGCGCATTAGGTGTAGATATTGAAAATTTACTCGTTTCCCAACCTGACACAGGAGAAGCAGGCTTAGAAATTGTTGATCAACTAGTGCGTTCTGCCGCAGTTGATATTGTCGTCATTGACTCCGTAGCCGCCCTAGTACCCCGCGCTGAAATCGAAGGCGATATGGGTGATACTCACGTCGGTTTACAAGCCCGATTAATGAGCCAAGCCCTCAGAAAAATTACAGGTAATATTGGTAAATCTGGTTGCACAGTAATTTTTATTAACCAATTGCGGCAAAAAATCGGTGTCACCTACGGTAGTCCAGAAACCACAACTGGTGGTAACGCCTTGAAATTTTACGCTTCCGTGCGTCTAGATATTCGCCGGATTCAAACCTTAAAAAAAGGCTCTGATGAATTTGGTAATCGCGTCAAAGTGAAAGTAGCCAAAAATAAAGTAGCACCACCTTTTAGAATCGCTGAGTTTGACATTATTTTTGGTAAGGGAGTTTCTACCCTAGGTTGTTTAGTTGACCTAGCAGAAGAAACAGGAGTTCTCCTGCGTAAAGGTGCTTGGTACAGTTATAACGGTGAAAACATCTCCCAAGGTCGAGATAACGCTATCAGATATTTAGAAGAAAAAACAGAATTTGCTGACAAGATTAGAGAGTTAGTGTGTGAAAAGCTAGATAAAGGGGCAGTAGTTTCTGCTAACTCTGTATCTAAAGTCAATGGAGAAGAAGAGGAAGAAGAAATTGAATTAGACGAAGAATAA
- a CDS encoding GH116 family glycosyl hydrolase yields the protein MTTSPFPEIPSCSWQRPIGLGWDKPYTVRYVSNIDDGPWHGMPLGGFGAGCIGRSSRGDFNLWHIDGGEHLFKSFPSCQFSVFESTGSSSKAYALSTEIPEDGTLQSWQWYPPSTTTQATGTYHALYPRSWFVYENVLQTQLTCEQFSPIWANNYQETSYPVAVFVWKAHNPTNAPITLSIMLTWENIVGWFTNALKSPDLQIRDDGSPVYEYQPRLGESKGNYNHIVENTEFFGCFLGRVPTGLPIQEGDGSWCIATPKNPRMEVFYHTHFNPVGSGADLWESFSTDGYLPNYLNATPADADTRLGAALAVRCTLQPGETLEIPFTLAWDFPVTEFAEGINYYRRYTDFFSRYGDNAFAITSRGLEQYQVWRAQIQNWQKPILDREDLPEWFKMALFNELYDLTSGGTLWSAASEIDPIGQFAVLECLDYRWYESLDVRLYGSFALLILFPELEKSVIRAFARAIPHSDDHLRVIGYYYTIGAETKKAIRKVAKATPHDLGAPNEWVWEKTNYTCYQDCNLWKDLSSDFVLQVYRDFLFTGSHDVQFLVDCWDAIVQTLDYLKTFDLDGDGIPENSGAPDQTFDDWLLNGVSAYCGGLWLAALESAIAIADILTNHRGTENTEKTDKLRSQKSIYQSWLQQSRPIYEQKLWNGQYYRLDSESGSDVVMADQLCGQFYTRLLGLPDIVPSNHAHSALQTVYEACFVKFYDGKFGAANGVLPDGSPENPKATHPLEVWTGINFGLAAFLVQMGMKNEAMQLTQAVVEQIYDNGLQFRTPEAITPVGTFRASTYLRPMAIWAIYMMFI from the coding sequence ATGACAACTTCCCCCTTCCCAGAAATTCCCTCCTGTAGTTGGCAGCGTCCCATCGGGTTAGGTTGGGACAAGCCTTATACTGTCCGCTATGTGAGTAATATAGATGATGGACCATGGCACGGAATGCCTTTGGGGGGTTTTGGTGCTGGTTGTATTGGCCGTTCTTCACGAGGAGACTTTAATCTGTGGCACATTGACGGTGGTGAACATCTCTTCAAATCCTTTCCATCTTGCCAATTTAGTGTATTTGAATCTACTGGTTCATCTTCTAAAGCTTATGCATTATCGACCGAAATCCCGGAAGATGGGACTCTACAAAGTTGGCAATGGTATCCACCATCAACTACTACCCAAGCAACCGGCACCTATCATGCACTTTATCCTCGCAGCTGGTTTGTTTATGAAAATGTCTTGCAAACCCAGCTAACTTGTGAGCAGTTTTCCCCTATTTGGGCAAATAATTATCAAGAAACTAGTTATCCTGTAGCTGTTTTTGTTTGGAAAGCACATAACCCCACAAATGCACCTATTACCCTCAGTATCATGCTGACTTGGGAAAACATAGTGGGTTGGTTTACTAATGCTCTGAAATCTCCTGATTTGCAGATACGGGATGATGGGAGTCCGGTTTATGAATATCAGCCGCGTTTAGGTGAAAGTAAAGGAAACTACAATCATATAGTGGAAAATACAGAATTTTTTGGCTGTTTTTTGGGTCGTGTGCCTACTGGTTTACCTATACAGGAAGGTGATGGTAGCTGGTGTATTGCTACTCCTAAAAATCCCCGCATGGAAGTATTTTATCATACGCATTTTAATCCAGTCGGTTCAGGTGCGGATCTTTGGGAAAGCTTTTCAACTGATGGTTATTTGCCTAATTATCTGAATGCAACTCCCGCAGATGCAGATACACGGTTAGGGGCTGCCTTGGCTGTGCGTTGTACTCTCCAACCAGGGGAAACTCTGGAAATTCCCTTTACTCTGGCTTGGGATTTTCCTGTAACGGAATTTGCTGAGGGCATTAATTATTACCGTAGATATACAGATTTTTTTAGTCGCTATGGTGATAATGCTTTTGCAATCACATCTAGAGGACTAGAACAATATCAAGTTTGGCGAGCGCAGATTCAAAATTGGCAAAAACCGATTCTTGACCGCGAAGATTTGCCAGAATGGTTTAAGATGGCACTCTTTAACGAACTTTATGACCTCACAAGCGGTGGAACTCTCTGGAGTGCAGCCTCAGAAATTGATCCCATAGGTCAGTTTGCTGTCTTAGAATGTTTAGATTACCGTTGGTATGAAAGTTTAGATGTCAGGTTATATGGTTCTTTCGCCCTACTAATCTTATTCCCAGAACTCGAAAAGTCAGTAATTCGCGCCTTTGCACGGGCAATTCCCCACAGCGATGATCATCTGCGAGTGATTGGCTATTATTATACAATTGGTGCTGAAACAAAAAAAGCCATCCGCAAAGTAGCTAAAGCTACACCCCATGACTTAGGCGCACCAAATGAATGGGTGTGGGAAAAAACCAACTACACCTGTTATCAAGATTGCAACTTATGGAAAGACTTAAGTAGCGATTTTGTATTGCAAGTATACCGAGATTTTCTATTTACAGGTAGTCACGATGTACAATTTTTGGTAGACTGTTGGGATGCAATTGTGCAGACTCTCGATTATTTGAAAACCTTTGATTTAGATGGTGATGGAATACCAGAAAATTCTGGCGCACCTGATCAAACCTTTGATGATTGGCTGTTAAATGGTGTTAGTGCATATTGTGGCGGGTTGTGGTTAGCGGCTTTAGAAAGTGCTATCGCAATAGCTGATATTTTAACAAACCATAGAGGCACAGAGAACACAGAGAAGACAGACAAATTGCGATCGCAAAAATCAATTTATCAATCTTGGTTACAACAATCAAGACCAATTTATGAACAAAAGCTTTGGAACGGTCAGTATTACCGCTTAGACAGTGAAAGTGGTTCTGATGTAGTCATGGCAGACCAGTTATGTGGACAATTCTACACGCGGTTACTGGGTTTACCGGATATTGTCCCCAGTAATCATGCCCATTCTGCCTTGCAAACAGTATATGAAGCCTGCTTTGTAAAGTTTTATGATGGTAAGTTTGGTGCAGCTAACGGCGTTCTTCCCGACGGTTCTCCAGAAAACCCCAAAGCCACCCATCCTCTAGAAGTATGGACTGGAATTAACTTTGGTTTAGCAGCTTTCCTAGTGCAGATGGGTATGAAAAATGAAGCTATGCAGTTAACGCAAGCCGTTGTTGAGCAAATTTACGACAATGGTTTACAATTTCGCACCCCCGAAGCCATTACCCCCGTTGGTACTTTTCGCGCTAGTACCTATCTGCGCCCAATGGCTATTTGGGCAATTTATATGATGTTCATTTAA
- a CDS encoding HetP family heterocyst commitment protein, which yields MNQDISGKSSNLEKKINPEQFDQVIEAILAGKYSWACVLMLRFVGYNPLHYIPYRTYNRLLKENSRISRSNTQQNESLKLAKPATEKRCDTHLASACLSKIKDIAYLEVGGKQKAEVRGSHREKKSA from the coding sequence ATGAATCAAGACATTTCTGGTAAAAGTAGCAACTTAGAGAAGAAAATCAATCCTGAACAGTTTGACCAAGTAATAGAAGCTATCCTAGCTGGTAAGTATTCTTGGGCTTGTGTTTTAATGCTGCGGTTTGTTGGTTACAATCCTTTGCATTACATTCCTTACCGCACTTATAACCGATTACTCAAAGAAAACTCTCGTATTAGTAGGTCAAATACCCAACAGAATGAAAGTCTGAAACTTGCTAAACCAGCAACAGAGAAAAGGTGTGATACTCATCTAGCATCTGCTTGCTTGAGCAAAATTAAAGATATTGCTTATCTGGAAGTAGGGGGTAAGCAAAAAGCAGAAGTACGCGGTAGCCACAGAGAGAAAAAATCAGCATAG
- a CDS encoding IS5 family transposase (programmed frameshift) — MARKSYPTDLTDMEWEILAPLIPPAKEGGHPPTTDMGEICNAIYYHLKTGCQWNMLPGDFLPRSTVYSYYRKWQLQGIWEKFNHTLGGQVRSKLGKSTQPTALAADSQSVNTDQKKGNVYGFDGCKKVKGRKGQTLVDSLGLVLKVVVSEANAPERILAAYALMELLEEPTELLEKVQVLWVDSGYDGDKFALAVWFLTQAHVEVIGPTEQEFKVLPQPWVVERTFGWFNQYPRLSKDYERLTQMREGAIYALMTRIMLLPLVS, encoded by the exons ATGGCACGAAAGTCTTACCCCACAGACTTAACTGATATGGAGTGGGAAATCCTGGCCCCATTGATTCCACCAGCTAAAGAAGGAGGGCATCCACCCACAACAGATATGGGTGAAATATGTAATGCCATCTATTATCATTTGAAAACTGGATGTCAATGGAATATGCTTCCAGGTGACTTCCTGCCAAGGTCAACGGTATATAGCTATTACAGGAAATGGCAGCTCCAGGGGATTTGGGAAAAATTCAACCATACATTGGGTGGTCAAGTTCGCTCGAAATTAGGTAAATCAACACAACCTACCGCGCTCGCTGCAGACAGTCAGTCGGTCAACACTGACCAAAAAAAGGGGA ATGTGTATGGTTTTGACGGATGTAAAAAGGTAAAAGGAAGAAAGGGGCAGACTTTAGTTGATAGCCTGGGACTTGTGTTGAAAGTTGTTGTTAGTGAAGCGAATGCCCCAGAACGAATACTTGCTGCCTATGCACTAATGGAACTGCTAGAGGAACCCACAGAATTATTGGAAAAGGTCCAAGTTTTATGGGTTGATTCCGGTTATGACGGTGATAAATTTGCACTTGCAGTTTGGTTCCTGACTCAAGCTCATGTTGAAGTCATAGGACCTACTGAGCAAGAATTTAAAGTTTTACCACAACCCTGGGTAGTAGAAAGAACATTTGGGTGGTTTAACCAATATCCTCGTCTAAGCAAGGATTATGAGCGTTTAACACAAATGAGGGAAGGGGCTATATATGCTCTTATGACTAGAATTATGCTACTTCCTCTTGTCTCCTAA
- a CDS encoding helix-turn-helix domain-containing protein: MSSSSNQNTVSEIYDAHESKFLTPFQRKVLLKNLQSDLQPEYRRRIEIMLLADMGRSQSHICEIIGCSQEMARYWIGIAEAGIAHKWNERRIGRPKTVNSQYIERLKELVSHSPREYGYAFGYWTAQWLSKHLANELGIEISDRHINRLLKQMGLSTKRKISQPSTNAPNQDSSITICDLQSSSEPSFSWSFNLIQTNN, translated from the coding sequence ATGTCCTCATCTTCTAATCAAAACACAGTTTCTGAAATTTACGATGCTCACGAAAGTAAGTTCTTAACACCGTTTCAGCGTAAGGTGTTGCTGAAAAATTTGCAATCTGATTTACAACCAGAATATCGACGCAGGATTGAAATCATGTTGTTAGCAGATATGGGTAGATCGCAATCTCATATTTGTGAAATTATTGGCTGTTCTCAGGAGATGGCGAGGTATTGGATAGGTATAGCTGAAGCTGGTATAGCTCATAAATGGAATGAAAGAAGGATAGGTAGACCCAAGACTGTAAATAGTCAATATATTGAAAGATTGAAAGAACTGGTTAGTCATAGTCCACGTGAATATGGTTATGCTTTTGGGTATTGGACGGCTCAATGGTTAAGTAAACATTTAGCAAATGAGTTGGGGATTGAAATTAGTGATCGCCATATTAATCGCCTGCTTAAACAAATGGGACTTTCTACTAAACGCAAAATTTCCCAACCATCAACAAATGCGCCAAATCAGGATTCTAGTATCACAATTTGCGATTTGCAATCTAGTTCCGAACCTAGTTTCAGTTGGTCATTTAACTTGATTCAGACCAATAACTAA